From the genome of Glycine max cultivar Williams 82 chromosome 2, Glycine_max_v4.0, whole genome shotgun sequence, one region includes:
- the LOC100803573 gene encoding uncharacterized protein, with protein MCPLRFILVFFSAVLAGYFAWKTVRSNPIEVFSEDSADEDKSSKKGDFDFKKMIQNGFWGFVDMASGRYLWRNLRSTNKDAELKSS; from the exons ATGTGCCCTTTAAGGTTTATCTTGGTGTTCTTCTCCGCCGTGCTGGCGGGTTATTTTGCGTGGAAAACGGTGCGTTCTAACCCGATCGAGGTGTTTTCCGAGGATTCTGCCGATGAAGATAAATCCTCCAAGAAGGGAGATTTTGATTTCAAGAAG ATGATTCAGAATGGATTTTGGGGTTTCGTTGACATGGCTAGTGGGAGGTATCTGTGGAGGAATTTGAGGTCAACCAACAAAGACGCCGAATTGAAAAGCTCTTAG
- the LOC100306627 gene encoding arabinogalactan protein 14: protein MEALKMNLFFFVMAMLIMAASAADSPAPSPTSDATTLFVPTAVASLVALAFGILF from the coding sequence atggagGCATTGAAGatgaatcttttcttttttgtcatgGCCATGCTGATCATGGCAGCATCAGCTGCAGATTCACCAGctccaagtcccacatcggatGCTACCACCTTATTCGTGCCAACAGCGGTTGCTTCACTCGTTGCTCTTGCTTTTGGGATTCTCTTCTGA